From a single Prochlorococcus sp. MIT 0603 genomic region:
- a CDS encoding inorganic diphosphatase, whose translation MDLNTLAPSPSSGLVNLVVEIPAGSRNKYEYFAEAGTMALDRVLHSSVRYPFDYGFIPNTLAEDGAPLDAMVIMEEPTFAGCLIKARPIGVLDMHDSGAYDGKLLCVPVADPRQKGIKSIRQIAPNQLEDVAEFFRTYKSLEGRVVVIDGWRDKEAVYDLLQTCIDASKKTCKEDE comes from the coding sequence ATGGATTTAAATACGCTTGCCCCATCACCATCCTCTGGTTTAGTAAATTTGGTTGTTGAAATACCTGCAGGTAGTCGTAATAAATATGAGTATTTCGCAGAGGCTGGAACAATGGCACTTGATAGAGTTCTCCATTCCTCAGTGCGTTATCCATTTGATTACGGCTTTATTCCTAATACACTTGCAGAAGATGGAGCGCCTTTAGATGCAATGGTAATAATGGAAGAGCCTACATTCGCAGGATGTCTTATAAAAGCTAGGCCTATTGGAGTATTAGATATGCATGACTCTGGTGCTTATGATGGAAAGTTGTTGTGTGTCCCTGTTGCTGATCCTCGGCAAAAAGGAATAAAGAGCATTCGGCAAATTGCCCCTAATCAACTTGAAGATGTAGCAGAGTTTTTTAGAACATATAAAAGTCTAGAAGGTAGAGTTGTTGTTATTGATGGATGGAGGGATAAAGAAGCTGTGTATGATTTATTGCAAACTTGCATAGATGCAAGCAAAAAAACATGCAAGGAAGATGAATAA
- the lepB gene encoding signal peptidase I: MTKSSDENQRNESLGFPNNKCIARLTSFLDFWAPIFVTFSLYAGIKCFIAEARYIPSESMLPTLQINDRLVVEKLSYRSRSPRRGEVVVFKSPYSFKQELIARRSTPLPSDFVCTVVNFPLINLFVGGVDPACYAYIKRVVAIAGDRLRVNSEGRVFVNRQLVDESYVNNFCDTPHGMLNLCRSVDLEIPARHVFVLGDNRANSEDGRSWGILPEKEILGRAFWRFWPFNRVGSLTL, encoded by the coding sequence GTGACTAAATCATCTGATGAAAATCAAAGAAATGAATCCCTGGGCTTCCCAAACAATAAGTGTATAGCCAGGCTTACTTCTTTCTTGGATTTTTGGGCCCCAATCTTTGTAACCTTTTCACTATATGCAGGCATTAAATGTTTTATAGCAGAAGCTCGATATATTCCGTCCGAATCCATGTTGCCTACTCTTCAGATCAATGACCGCCTTGTAGTCGAAAAACTATCATACCGTTCTAGGTCGCCTCGTAGAGGTGAAGTGGTTGTCTTTAAGTCACCTTATTCTTTCAAACAAGAATTAATTGCTAGGAGGTCTACTCCTTTACCTTCTGATTTTGTATGTACTGTAGTAAATTTCCCTCTAATTAATTTATTTGTTGGAGGAGTTGACCCAGCTTGTTATGCATATATTAAACGAGTTGTAGCTATTGCAGGTGACCGTCTACGTGTGAATTCAGAAGGGCGCGTTTTTGTAAATAGACAATTAGTTGATGAGAGCTATGTAAATAATTTTTGCGATACTCCTCATGGAATGTTAAACCTTTGTAGGTCTGTTGATTTAGAAATCCCTGCCAGACATGTTTTTGTTTTAGGTGATAACAGAGCTAATAGTGAGGATGGAAGATCATGGGGCATTTTACCTGAGAAAGAAATTCTTGGGAGAGCTTTCTGGAGATTTTGGCCATTTAATAGAGTAGGAAGCTTAACTCTTTAA
- a CDS encoding dihydroorotase, producing the protein MTQSYLLDPVKILHGPETKLVTSAVLIKAKHIQAFGEDARALANQLNIKPINSENLIFAPCLVDPHSTLENHLNGEVETLLSLRHKAADAGYGQIALLPKSDTWRDKPQNIQVISNEKKDVLIHLWGSFTYGGEGEVLTSHKDLIQYGAIGLADHDSIIPINLLRKGLLLDESNGKPYLLAPRDKSIQGDGIAREGVAALRSGWHQDPIESETIPLGILLELQKQHTKASIRLMNLSTAEGVSMLENSNPKPLASVSWWHVVSDQSTVNSIDIGIRVTPSLGNRNDRLKIKEGLLNGTITAISVNGISLDDMESKKPAAERIPGLSGYHLVLPALWQELIKKSNWSVEQLWESISFGPSKILNLPPEKLSLNSNRWLLFDPNEKWVQRKRQSDQMLKAIANEPWEGLEITGKVIDCGLKG; encoded by the coding sequence ATGACTCAATCATATCTATTGGACCCCGTTAAAATTCTTCATGGTCCAGAAACAAAACTTGTAACTAGTGCTGTTCTCATTAAGGCGAAACATATTCAAGCATTTGGCGAAGATGCACGCGCCTTAGCAAATCAATTAAACATAAAACCTATTAATTCAGAAAACCTTATTTTCGCTCCTTGTTTAGTTGATCCACATTCGACACTTGAGAATCACCTAAACGGTGAGGTAGAAACACTCCTCAGCTTACGACATAAAGCAGCTGATGCCGGATACGGTCAGATTGCACTATTACCCAAAAGCGACACATGGAGAGATAAACCTCAAAACATACAAGTAATTTCTAATGAGAAAAAAGACGTATTAATACATCTTTGGGGTAGCTTCACCTATGGAGGGGAAGGGGAAGTGCTTACTTCTCATAAAGACTTAATTCAATATGGGGCCATTGGATTAGCCGACCATGATTCGATTATTCCAATTAATTTATTAAGGAAAGGACTTTTACTCGACGAATCAAATGGGAAGCCATATCTTTTGGCTCCAAGGGACAAATCAATTCAAGGAGATGGGATCGCAAGAGAAGGCGTGGCAGCACTAAGGTCTGGCTGGCATCAAGACCCCATTGAAAGTGAAACCATCCCTCTTGGTATATTGCTTGAATTGCAAAAGCAACATACAAAAGCAAGTATTAGACTAATGAACTTGTCTACTGCAGAGGGTGTATCTATGTTGGAAAATAGTAATCCAAAGCCACTGGCCAGTGTCTCCTGGTGGCACGTAGTGTCAGATCAATCAACAGTCAACTCTATAGACATAGGGATAAGGGTAACGCCATCGCTAGGGAATCGAAATGACAGGCTAAAAATAAAAGAAGGACTTTTGAATGGAACAATCACAGCTATATCAGTAAATGGGATCTCATTAGATGATATGGAAAGCAAAAAGCCTGCTGCTGAAAGGATTCCCGGTCTAAGTGGATATCATTTAGTATTGCCGGCTTTATGGCAAGAATTAATAAAGAAATCTAATTGGTCTGTTGAGCAGTTGTGGGAATCTATTAGTTTTGGACCTTCTAAAATATTAAACTTGCCCCCTGAGAAATTATCTTTAAATAGCAATCGATGGCTATTATTTGACCCTAATGAAAAGTGGGTTCAAAGGAAGAGACAGTCAGATCAAATGTTGAAAGCAATCGCAAATGAGCCTTGGGAAGGTCTTGAGATAACTGGAAAAGTAATAGATTGTGGCCTCAAGGGGTAA
- a CDS encoding peptidoglycan D,D-transpeptidase FtsI family protein, protein MSVSRKSKSLSPRKRLTVRPLSPIPPFRLKLTFAILCFSLLGLLGRVGHLQLIQGIALESRARNYQTKKIEPLGKRRSIVDRKGRLIALDEKRYRLYAHPARFKFQGDTQKTIRTPEEVAVKLEGLLPISRENIIESLYGKESGVKLIEGLKPRIASKVRELSINGLDLEPYPQRTYPQNHLFSNVVGFLDYDRIPQAGLELSLNKYLLRKEKTRNYRFGRDGTPLPTDIEAGVFNQDDVHLHLTLDARLQEVALKALVEQLEDWKARKGVAIVMNVDNGEILALASTPTYNPNKYWEYPSNLYKEWSVQELFEPGSTFKPINLALALEEGVIEPNGTVYDSGVVNVGGWPLTNWNKKPNGLLDFAKVLQVSSNVGMVNIIQKLNPSDYWERLNQLGLSKAPDTDLPGAIPGHMKEKELFLRQPIHQAVASYGQGFSITPLKLVQLHALIANGGKLVTPHIKKGFAVKSPEKNDSSRPPKMLLSQTATKTVLSWMESVVENGSGKDVKIENYRIGGKTGTADQTQDGKNYNTKICSFVAILPIENPQFVVVVAVDSPQKAHAYGSTVAVPVAKKIIESLIVIEKIQPEKNEIDLISKKNW, encoded by the coding sequence ATGTCTGTTAGCAGAAAATCAAAATCATTGTCCCCGAGGAAGCGACTGACTGTTCGTCCACTTTCTCCAATCCCACCTTTTAGGTTGAAGCTTACATTCGCCATCCTTTGTTTTTCACTTCTTGGGTTATTAGGTAGAGTTGGTCATCTTCAATTGATTCAAGGCATTGCGCTTGAATCTCGTGCACGTAATTATCAAACGAAAAAAATTGAGCCGTTAGGAAAAAGGCGCTCTATAGTTGATCGCAAAGGTAGATTAATAGCTCTTGATGAAAAGAGGTATAGATTATATGCACATCCTGCTCGGTTTAAGTTCCAAGGAGACACGCAAAAGACTATTAGGACCCCTGAAGAGGTAGCAGTAAAGTTAGAAGGACTCTTGCCTATATCCAGGGAAAATATTATTGAAAGCCTTTATGGTAAGGAATCAGGTGTCAAGTTAATCGAAGGATTGAAGCCTCGCATTGCATCAAAGGTAAGGGAACTTAGTATTAATGGTTTAGATCTTGAGCCTTATCCTCAGAGAACATATCCACAAAATCATTTATTTTCTAATGTTGTAGGATTCTTGGATTATGACCGAATACCACAAGCAGGCCTTGAGTTAAGTTTGAATAAGTACTTATTGCGTAAAGAAAAAACTAGAAATTATAGATTTGGAAGAGATGGGACTCCTTTGCCTACTGATATAGAAGCTGGAGTTTTTAATCAAGATGATGTCCATTTGCATTTAACTCTTGATGCTCGACTTCAGGAGGTTGCTCTTAAGGCGTTGGTTGAGCAATTGGAGGATTGGAAGGCGAGGAAAGGTGTGGCAATTGTCATGAATGTCGATAATGGAGAGATATTAGCGTTGGCATCAACTCCTACTTACAACCCTAATAAGTATTGGGAGTATCCATCTAATTTGTATAAGGAGTGGTCTGTTCAGGAGCTTTTTGAGCCTGGATCAACATTTAAGCCTATAAATCTTGCTCTAGCTCTTGAAGAAGGAGTGATTGAACCTAATGGAACTGTGTATGACTCAGGAGTTGTCAATGTAGGAGGATGGCCTTTGACTAACTGGAACAAAAAGCCTAATGGCCTTTTGGATTTTGCCAAAGTGCTTCAGGTTTCAAGTAATGTTGGAATGGTGAATATCATTCAGAAGCTTAATCCCTCAGACTATTGGGAAAGGCTTAATCAATTAGGTCTGAGTAAAGCTCCTGATACAGATTTGCCAGGTGCAATTCCTGGGCACATGAAAGAAAAAGAGTTGTTCCTTAGGCAACCTATTCATCAAGCAGTTGCGTCATACGGCCAAGGTTTTTCTATAACTCCATTGAAGTTAGTTCAATTACATGCCTTAATTGCAAACGGCGGAAAATTAGTTACTCCTCACATTAAAAAAGGCTTTGCTGTGAAGTCACCTGAGAAGAATGATTCGTCTAGACCACCTAAGATGCTTTTAAGCCAAACAGCTACAAAAACAGTTTTAAGCTGGATGGAATCAGTAGTAGAGAATGGGAGTGGTAAGGACGTTAAAATTGAGAATTATCGAATTGGTGGGAAGACAGGTACGGCCGACCAAACACAAGATGGAAAGAATTACAACACTAAAATCTGTAGTTTTGTAGCAATATTGCCAATAGAAAACCCTCAATTTGTTGTTGTAGTTGCTGTTGATTCTCCTCAGAAAGCTCATGCTTATGGATCTACTGTTGCTGTTCCTGTTGCCAAAAAGATTATTGAAAGTTTGATTGTTATTGAGAAGATTCAACCTGAAAAAAATGAGATTGACTTGATTTCTAAAAAAAATTGGTAA
- a CDS encoding NAD(P)/FAD-dependent oxidoreductase: protein MSSVDVAIIGAGAAGSSAAFHLANAGIKVFVLEKNHSFPLRPCGGGMAASIQNLFPFSLDPVIDEVIRKVEFSWCLSDKVIAELPGSSPFWIVKREKLDELLIKKAMSLGTELLDLFDVKEIQRLTSGEWIITAQDGRQVQSRSIVIADGSKSPWASKFNLGPKKLHYASTTSVRLKGRGSLEEGTSRFEFGLVHHGFAWAFPIQDSVNIGVGTFIGNQAVESEKILNQLLPSLGFNADAGIRQDSQLRVWNGHSTLHGNGILVVGDAASLCDPFLAEGLRPSLISGFEAAKAISNWLKGNTHDLSSYTKSMRVKWGDSMAWGRRISQVFYRFPKVGYQLGVKRHTAPQRIAQILSGKMGYGDIAQRVIKRLLFQRNK, encoded by the coding sequence GAATCACAGCTTCCCTTTAAGACCTTGTGGTGGAGGTATGGCAGCATCAATTCAAAATTTATTTCCTTTTTCTCTTGATCCAGTCATCGATGAGGTCATTAGAAAAGTTGAGTTTTCATGGTGCTTATCTGACAAAGTAATTGCAGAACTTCCAGGTTCCTCCCCTTTTTGGATAGTAAAAAGAGAAAAGCTTGATGAGCTGTTAATCAAAAAAGCTATGAGCCTAGGAACAGAACTTTTAGATTTATTTGATGTAAAAGAAATACAAAGACTAACAAGTGGGGAATGGATAATAACTGCACAAGACGGCCGTCAGGTTCAATCACGGAGCATAGTCATTGCAGATGGATCAAAATCCCCTTGGGCTAGTAAATTCAATCTTGGGCCTAAAAAACTTCATTATGCTTCAACTACCTCTGTTCGGCTCAAAGGCAGAGGATCTCTAGAGGAAGGCACTTCAAGATTTGAATTTGGCTTAGTCCATCACGGATTTGCATGGGCATTCCCAATACAAGACTCTGTAAATATTGGGGTAGGAACATTCATTGGCAACCAAGCTGTTGAAAGCGAGAAAATTCTTAATCAGCTTCTACCAAGCCTAGGGTTTAATGCTGATGCAGGTATAAGACAAGATTCTCAGTTAAGAGTATGGAATGGGCATAGCACTCTTCATGGCAATGGGATCTTAGTAGTAGGTGATGCAGCATCCCTTTGCGATCCATTCCTAGCAGAAGGGTTAAGGCCCTCATTAATTAGTGGATTTGAAGCAGCAAAAGCAATAAGCAATTGGTTAAAAGGGAATACACACGATTTAAGTAGCTATACAAAATCAATGCGAGTGAAGTGGGGAGACTCAATGGCATGGGGAAGAAGAATCTCCCAAGTTTTCTATCGCTTCCCAAAAGTGGGATATCAGCTTGGAGTAAAGAGGCATACGGCACCACAAAGAATTGCCCAAATACTTTCTGGAAAGATGGGTTATGGAGATATTGCCCAACGTGTGATCAAAAGGCTGCTTTTTCAACGAAACAAATAA
- a CDS encoding histidine phosphatase family protein, whose protein sequence is MSLRLLLIRHGLSSYNREKRIQGRSDLSSLTAEGKSQASKTGAALQSIPIHTVYSSPLQRAQDTAKELLMKQGGTTELILEDDLLEVDLTQWSGLTIDEVKSKFPDSYLIWKNSPSELTLNRKDGTKYKPIHELTCQAERFINKILSTYKPEEDKNIVVVGHNAILRCLILKILGNPNFGFRRIKLDNASVSIFNINITEDKQLSIQIECLNNTSHLAPKFPPKGEKPRIFLVRHGETDWNKEGRFQGQIDIPLNNNGKQQAIAAREFLKEVKFDKVFSSSMSRPIETAKIILQNLSSLEIDQKDELREIGHGLWEGKLESEIAANWGELLRKWQQSPETVQMPEGENIDEVSTRAIRCWKSICKSLTDKETALVVAHDAVNKTILCNLLGLTNADIWKVKQGNAGITIIDLSKETCQPDVVTCLNITSGSQDIFDRTAQGAL, encoded by the coding sequence ATGTCCTTACGCCTTTTACTAATACGTCATGGTTTAAGCAGTTACAACCGTGAAAAAAGGATCCAAGGTAGGAGCGACCTCTCCAGCCTCACTGCTGAAGGTAAAAGCCAAGCTTCAAAAACAGGGGCCGCCCTCCAATCAATCCCAATCCATACTGTTTACTCCTCTCCGCTTCAAAGGGCGCAAGATACAGCAAAAGAATTACTAATGAAGCAAGGAGGCACAACAGAGTTAATACTGGAGGACGATCTTTTAGAAGTCGATTTGACTCAATGGAGTGGTCTTACTATTGACGAAGTTAAATCGAAATTCCCTGATTCATATCTAATTTGGAAAAACTCTCCAAGTGAACTTACTCTAAATAGAAAAGATGGCACTAAATACAAACCAATTCATGAATTAACTTGTCAAGCAGAAAGATTTATAAATAAAATTCTCTCTACGTACAAACCAGAAGAAGATAAAAACATAGTAGTAGTAGGACATAATGCAATACTACGTTGCCTAATACTAAAAATTCTAGGGAACCCCAATTTTGGCTTCAGAAGAATTAAATTAGATAATGCATCAGTATCTATTTTCAATATAAATATTACTGAAGATAAACAGTTAAGTATTCAAATTGAATGTCTTAATAACACATCCCACTTAGCGCCTAAGTTCCCCCCTAAAGGAGAAAAGCCGCGAATTTTTCTTGTACGCCATGGAGAAACTGACTGGAATAAAGAGGGGAGATTTCAAGGGCAAATAGATATTCCGCTAAATAATAATGGTAAGCAGCAAGCAATTGCTGCAAGAGAATTTTTGAAAGAAGTTAAATTTGATAAGGTTTTTAGTAGTTCGATGTCTAGGCCTATAGAAACGGCGAAAATCATTTTGCAAAACTTATCAAGCTTGGAGATTGACCAGAAAGACGAGCTAAGAGAAATTGGCCATGGTCTATGGGAAGGGAAACTAGAGTCAGAAATTGCTGCAAACTGGGGGGAATTACTTCGCAAGTGGCAACAATCCCCAGAAACCGTTCAAATGCCAGAAGGCGAAAATATCGATGAAGTATCAACTCGTGCAATAAGATGCTGGAAAAGCATCTGCAAAAGTCTAACGGACAAAGAGACAGCACTTGTTGTAGCTCATGATGCAGTAAATAAGACTATACTTTGCAATCTTTTAGGACTAACTAATGCTGATATTTGGAAAGTCAAACAAGGCAATGCTGGTATTACTATCATAGATTTATCGAAAGAGACATGCCAACCCGACGTAGTCACTTGCCTCAATATCACCTCCGGTTCACAAGACATATTTGACAGAACTGCTCAAGGCGCCCTCTAA
- a CDS encoding arsenate reductase family protein, translated as MAVALQIFSYSRCSTCRKAISWLKSKNINYKLIDIIETPPSKDTLVKALNQLGDRKYLFNTSGKSYRAIGAASIRRMSDDDVIKLLASDGKLIKRPFVINNDGRIITGFNQLSWEELFLSLK; from the coding sequence ATGGCGGTAGCATTGCAAATCTTTAGTTATTCCAGATGTAGCACTTGCCGAAAGGCTATTTCTTGGTTGAAGTCTAAGAATATTAATTACAAATTAATTGATATAATTGAAACCCCACCATCAAAAGATACGCTTGTTAAAGCACTTAACCAATTAGGTGATAGGAAATATCTCTTTAACACTAGTGGTAAAAGTTATCGTGCTATAGGAGCTGCTTCTATAAGAAGAATGAGTGATGATGATGTTATTAAATTACTTGCATCTGATGGTAAGTTGATTAAACGTCCTTTTGTTATAAATAATGATGGCAGAATTATAACAGGTTTTAATCAGCTGAGTTGGGAGGAGCTTTTTCTGAGCTTAAAATAA
- a CDS encoding CPBP family intramembrane glutamic endopeptidase — translation MKKNASSWKVLLAIFSILLTFLIWQRGLQESFERPSVSPKITLNQREIALLAAPSLPESLRPALVGKDPKLELKKTLLDIGSDQLDNREKLLLASLENSENKRRTLLKNSFQDENLDLIRQNLLDSLDRRVDSRNFLGQLKSANVDPLLYRLSCNAIGESPDICFDSRSSNQMAFRLLFSQLFPLFATLLGILLLIWQAWNLLRKTSLPWPEISFWPLSSLDMVLLVAGGFVVLGELVTPLIALPLSELLTRTVSSPLKESLKVIIGYVAMTIPPLLILRQQIRSIPKQILDGGGFQWGFKSFAKSASQALKGWLMIMPLVLLVSWLTTLFFGDPGGSNPLLEMVLTSNNFGALAILFVTTVFIAPVFEEFIFRGVLLPVLVNKQGRILAVIVSALIFALAHLSVGEMPPLFVLGIGLALLRLSSGRLLPCVIMHSLWNGITFANLLILSG, via the coding sequence ATGAAGAAAAACGCCTCTAGTTGGAAAGTATTGTTGGCTATTTTCTCAATTCTGCTAACATTTTTGATTTGGCAACGCGGACTGCAAGAAAGTTTTGAAAGACCTTCTGTAAGCCCTAAAATCACACTTAATCAACGAGAGATTGCCCTGCTTGCAGCACCTTCCCTCCCAGAGTCTTTAAGACCAGCTTTAGTTGGTAAAGATCCAAAATTAGAACTTAAAAAGACTTTGTTAGATATTGGTTCTGACCAACTTGATAATAGAGAAAAACTTTTGCTTGCTTCTCTTGAAAATTCAGAAAACAAACGACGTACATTGTTGAAGAATAGTTTTCAAGACGAGAACTTGGATTTGATTAGGCAAAATTTGCTAGATAGTCTTGATAGAAGAGTTGATTCTCGGAATTTTTTAGGGCAATTAAAGTCAGCAAATGTAGACCCTTTGCTGTACAGACTTTCTTGTAATGCAATTGGAGAATCCCCAGATATTTGCTTTGATTCGAGATCTTCCAATCAAATGGCTTTTCGACTGCTGTTTAGTCAGTTATTCCCTTTGTTCGCAACCTTGCTAGGGATACTTTTGTTGATTTGGCAAGCCTGGAATCTCTTACGCAAGACAAGCCTCCCATGGCCTGAGATCTCTTTTTGGCCTCTTTCTTCTTTGGACATGGTCCTTCTTGTGGCAGGAGGTTTTGTCGTATTGGGGGAACTTGTTACGCCTTTAATTGCTTTACCTTTAAGTGAATTGTTAACAAGAACAGTTTCAAGTCCTCTTAAAGAGTCTCTAAAAGTAATTATTGGATATGTTGCAATGACTATTCCACCTTTGTTAATTCTTCGCCAACAAATTAGAAGTATTCCTAAGCAAATATTAGATGGAGGAGGTTTCCAATGGGGTTTTAAATCTTTCGCAAAATCAGCTTCTCAGGCTTTAAAGGGTTGGCTAATGATTATGCCTCTAGTCCTTCTCGTAAGTTGGCTGACGACATTATTTTTTGGAGATCCAGGTGGCAGCAATCCTTTGCTAGAGATGGTCTTGACTAGTAATAACTTTGGTGCATTGGCAATCCTTTTTGTTACGACTGTTTTTATAGCTCCCGTTTTTGAAGAGTTTATTTTCCGAGGTGTACTTTTGCCAGTATTAGTAAATAAACAAGGACGAATTTTGGCGGTAATTGTTAGCGCTTTGATTTTTGCTCTAGCTCATTTGAGTGTTGGTGAAATGCCTCCATTATTTGTATTGGGTATAGGACTTGCCTTATTGCGTTTAAGTTCAGGTCGTTTACTCCCATGTGTAATTATGCATTCTTTATGGAATGGGATTACTTTTGCTAATTTATTAATACTTAGTGGTTGA
- a CDS encoding transaldolase gives MASLLEQLSAMTVVVADTGDIEAIRNFKPRDATTNPSLILAAAQIPSYQHLIDQSLNSSRKKLGPLASTKEIVAEALDEICVIFGKEILKIIPGRVSTEVDARLSFNRDATIEKARKIISLYNEAGISNERVLIKVASTWEGIKAAEVLEKEGIHCNLTLLFGFAQAVACAEAGVTLISPFVGRILDWYKAKTGKESYPGPEDPGVISVTKIFNYYKSHNYKTEVMGASFRNIDEIIELAGCDLLTISPKLLEELDSDDTELNKKLNSTNPSSSESKLHLNEGQFKNMLQSDIMADEKLEEGIRSFSKAIEQLETQLSERLVFLEDKSKAILSTI, from the coding sequence ATGGCTAGTTTGTTAGAACAGCTTTCGGCAATGACTGTTGTTGTTGCTGATACAGGTGATATAGAAGCAATTCGCAATTTCAAGCCAAGAGATGCAACAACTAACCCTTCTTTAATTCTCGCTGCCGCTCAAATACCTTCTTATCAACATTTGATTGATCAATCACTGAATTCTTCACGGAAAAAATTAGGACCATTGGCCTCAACGAAAGAAATAGTTGCTGAAGCTTTGGATGAGATATGTGTGATATTTGGCAAGGAAATTCTGAAGATAATTCCAGGGAGAGTTTCTACAGAAGTTGATGCTCGATTGAGTTTTAATAGAGATGCAACTATTGAGAAGGCCCGAAAGATTATTTCTTTATACAATGAGGCTGGCATTAGTAATGAAAGAGTCTTAATAAAAGTCGCCTCAACATGGGAAGGAATTAAAGCTGCTGAAGTTTTAGAAAAAGAAGGCATTCATTGTAACTTAACCTTGTTATTTGGCTTTGCTCAAGCCGTTGCCTGTGCAGAGGCTGGTGTAACACTTATTTCACCTTTTGTTGGACGTATCCTTGATTGGTATAAAGCAAAAACTGGCAAAGAATCTTACCCAGGGCCTGAAGACCCTGGAGTTATTTCAGTAACTAAGATTTTTAATTATTATAAATCTCACAATTATAAAACTGAGGTAATGGGAGCAAGTTTTAGAAATATCGATGAGATTATTGAGTTAGCAGGATGTGATTTGCTTACTATTTCCCCTAAGTTACTGGAAGAATTAGATAGTGATGACACAGAATTAAATAAAAAATTAAACTCTACAAATCCATCATCCTCAGAAAGCAAGCTTCATTTAAATGAAGGTCAGTTTAAGAATATGCTTCAGTCAGACATAATGGCTGATGAGAAGCTTGAAGAGGGTATTAGAAGTTTCAGCAAGGCTATTGAACAGCTTGAAACACAATTAAGTGAAAGACTTGTTTTTCTAGAAGATAAGTCTAAAGCTATTCTAAGTACAATATGA